The Streptomyces laurentii genome contains a region encoding:
- a CDS encoding hypothetical protein (identified by MetaGeneAnnotator; putative;~sequence version:1) produces the protein MAACLIALLALLALWAVTSGGNGSKKTDDKANGSSPAPEITPGPSGTGPAISQRPGGRDESDAGDGGDGKGGAGTGAGSGDGSDTGAGGGSGGADGKNGDTDGAGGDGGAGTGAGQRVPAGSSLPNCVPGAIQLTLGQAKNAYEPGEKPRFKLTVRNTSGAACKTDLGPKNAVLTVRDTTGVLWSSKDCPSPASPLYLKVPAHSTITHTVEWDRHRSAPECAKAADRGQVGPGTYLVEAAVPGEKVAPVSFQLAKD, from the coding sequence GTGGCGGCGTGCCTGATCGCCCTTCTCGCGCTGCTCGCCCTATGGGCCGTCACCTCCGGTGGCAACGGGAGCAAGAAGACCGACGACAAGGCCAACGGCTCTTCTCCCGCACCGGAGATCACGCCCGGACCCTCGGGCACGGGACCGGCGATCAGCCAACGGCCGGGCGGCCGGGACGAGTCGGACGCCGGTGACGGCGGCGACGGCAAGGGCGGTGCCGGTACGGGCGCCGGTTCCGGCGACGGCTCGGACACGGGCGCGGGCGGCGGTTCCGGTGGCGCGGACGGCAAGAACGGCGACACGGACGGGGCCGGCGGCGACGGCGGTGCCGGTACGGGCGCGGGCCAGCGGGTCCCGGCCGGGTCCTCGCTGCCGAACTGTGTCCCCGGCGCGATCCAGTTGACGCTCGGTCAAGCGAAGAACGCGTACGAGCCGGGCGAGAAGCCCCGCTTCAAGCTGACCGTCCGCAACACCTCCGGTGCCGCCTGCAAGACGGATCTCGGCCCGAAGAACGCGGTGTTGACGGTCCGTGACACCACCGGCGTCCTGTGGTCCTCGAAGGACTGCCCGAGCCCGGCGTCCCCGCTCTACCTGAAGGTCCCGGCGCACTCCACGATCACCCACACCGTGGAGTGGGACCGGCACCGCAGCGCCCCGGAGTGCGCGAAGGCCGCGGACCGCGGCCAGGTCGGCCCGGGCACCTACCTCGTGGAGGCCGCGGTGCCGGGCGAGAAGGTGGCGCCGGTGTCGTTCCAGCTCGCGAAGGACTGA
- a CDS encoding A or G-specific adenine glycosylase (A or G-specific adenine glycosylase [Streptomyces venezuelae ATCC10712];~A/G-specific DNA glycosylase [DNA replication, recombination, and repair]; COG1194;~Iron-sulfur binding domain of endonuclease III; pfam10576;~endonuclease III; includes endonuclease III (DNA-(apurinic or apyrimidinic site) lyase), alkylbase DNA glycosidases (Alka-family) and other DNA glycosidases; cd00056;~helix-hairpin-helix signature motif;~identified by MetaGeneAnnotator; putative;~minor groove reading motif), translating into MTSIDAPTPDALPAAASSASPAGAGARAGAAARGSAGPEDPATLHGPVLAWFDRHARDLPWRRPEAGAWGVMVSEFMLQQTPVVRVLPVYEQWLARWPRPADLAAEAPGEAVRAWGRLGYPRRALRLHAAAVAITERHGGDVPRDHGRLIALPGIGEYTAAAVASFAYGQRHPVLDTNVRRVFARAATGVQYPPNATTAAERRLARALLPEEESTAARWAAASMELGALVCTAKNEDCGRCPLADRCAWRLSGKPAHDGPPRRGQTYAGTDRQVRGKLLAVLRESTDPVPQAALDAVWDDAMQRGRALDGLVADGLVEPLEGGRYRLPLA; encoded by the coding sequence ATGACTTCCATCGACGCCCCCACACCCGACGCCCTCCCCGCCGCCGCCTCCTCCGCCTCCCCCGCCGGGGCCGGGGCCCGGGCCGGAGCCGCCGCCCGCGGTTCCGCCGGGCCCGAGGACCCCGCCACGCTGCACGGCCCCGTCCTCGCCTGGTTCGACCGGCACGCCCGCGACCTGCCGTGGCGCCGCCCCGAGGCGGGGGCGTGGGGCGTGATGGTCAGCGAGTTCATGCTCCAGCAGACCCCCGTCGTGCGCGTCCTGCCCGTGTACGAGCAGTGGCTGGCGCGCTGGCCCCGCCCCGCCGACCTCGCCGCCGAAGCCCCCGGCGAGGCCGTCCGCGCCTGGGGCCGGCTCGGCTACCCGCGCCGGGCGCTCCGGCTGCACGCCGCCGCCGTCGCCATAACGGAACGGCACGGTGGCGACGTACCGCGTGACCACGGCCGGCTGATCGCCCTGCCCGGCATCGGCGAGTACACCGCCGCCGCGGTCGCCTCCTTCGCGTACGGGCAGCGCCACCCGGTGCTCGACACGAACGTGCGCCGGGTGTTCGCGCGGGCGGCGACCGGCGTGCAGTACCCGCCGAACGCCACCACGGCCGCCGAGCGGCGCCTCGCCCGCGCCCTGCTGCCCGAGGAGGAGTCGACCGCCGCCCGCTGGGCCGCCGCCTCCATGGAACTCGGCGCGCTCGTGTGCACGGCGAAGAACGAGGACTGCGGGCGCTGCCCGCTCGCCGACCGTTGCGCCTGGCGGCTCTCCGGGAAGCCCGCCCACGACGGGCCGCCGCGCCGCGGCCAGACGTACGCCGGCACCGACCGGCAGGTGCGCGGCAAGCTGCTCGCCGTCCTGCGGGAGTCCACGGATCCGGTGCCGCAGGCGGCGCTGGACGCGGTGTGGGACGACGCGATGCAGCGAGGGCGGGCGCTGGACGGGCTGGTGGCGGACGGGCTGGTGGAGCCGCTGGAGGGCGGACGGTACCGGTTGCCGCTGGCCTGA
- a CDS encoding integral membrane sensor signal transduction histidine kinase (ATP binding site [chemical binding];~G-X-G motif;~Histidine Kinase A (dimerization/phosphoacceptor) domain; Histidine Kinase A dimers are formed through parallel association of 2 domains creating 4-helix bundles; usually these domains contain aconserved His residue and are activated via...; cd00082;~Histidine kinase-like ATPases; This family includes several ATP-binding proteins for example: histidine kinase, DNA gyrase B, topoisomerases, heat shock protein HSP90, phytochrome-like ATPases and DNA mismatch repair proteins; cd00075;~KEGG: sgr:SGR_4122 putative two-component system sensor kinase; PFAM: ATP-binding region ATPase domain protein; histidine kinase A domain protein; histidine kinase HAMP region domain protein; SMART: ATP-binding region ATPase domain protein; histidine kinase A domain protein; histidine kinase HAMP region domain protein;~Mg2+ binding site [ion binding];~Signal predicted by SignalP 3.0 HMM (Signal peptide probability 0.922) with cleavage site probability 0.695 at residue 36;~Signal transduction histidine kinase [Signal transduction mechanisms]; COG0642;~dimer interface [polypeptide binding];~identified by MetaGeneAnnotator; putative;~integral membrane sensor signal transduction histidine kinase [Streptomyces sp. SirexAA- E];~phosphorylation site [posttranslational modification]): MKQGVEQGVKQGMNRSVSRGVHRGVNWVRGAAGRNGQAAPGSGRDQEKGLALRTGVRWKIAVAIAAVGALVAVTLSLVVHNAARVSMLDNARDVQMWRLVFAQRVYETSKPKEPRFGTKINDPALPAQLDQLMRDRRRGTYVQEHHGGPPDVWAAVPLANGDVLSLHVPFADRGATIMKDLDRALIIGSVSVVFGGCALGVLIGGQLSRRLRKAASAAGRVAQGNTDLRVRDAIGGVVRDETDELARAIDALTDALNERIEAERRVTADIAHELRTPVTGLLTAAELLPPGRPTELVRDRAQAMRTLVEDVLEVARLDGASERAELQEIALGEFVERRVRAFDPDAEIRVVHESWVSTDPRRLERILGNLLANAARHGKGAGAVEVTVEGRVVRVRDHGPGFPEALLREGPSRFRTGSSDRAGKGHGLGLTIATGQARVLGARLTFRNAGPEGSPEGTGGAIAVLWLPEHAPTDTGSFPVLRLPD, encoded by the coding sequence ATGAAGCAGGGCGTGGAACAGGGCGTGAAGCAGGGCATGAACCGGAGCGTGAGCCGGGGCGTGCACCGCGGCGTGAACTGGGTACGGGGAGCCGCCGGCCGGAACGGACAGGCGGCCCCGGGGTCCGGACGTGACCAGGAGAAGGGGCTCGCGCTGCGCACCGGCGTCCGGTGGAAGATCGCCGTCGCCATCGCCGCCGTCGGCGCGCTCGTCGCGGTCACGCTCAGTCTCGTCGTCCACAACGCGGCCCGGGTCTCCATGCTCGACAACGCCCGTGACGTGCAGATGTGGCGGCTGGTCTTCGCCCAGCGCGTGTACGAGACGTCGAAGCCGAAGGAACCGCGCTTCGGCACCAAGATCAACGACCCGGCGCTGCCCGCCCAGCTCGACCAGCTGATGCGCGACCGCCGCCGCGGCACCTACGTCCAGGAACACCACGGCGGCCCGCCGGACGTGTGGGCGGCCGTGCCGCTCGCCAACGGCGACGTCCTGTCGCTGCACGTGCCCTTCGCCGACCGCGGCGCCACGATCATGAAGGACCTGGACCGGGCGCTGATCATCGGCTCGGTGTCGGTGGTGTTCGGCGGCTGCGCGCTCGGCGTGCTCATCGGCGGCCAGCTGTCCCGCCGGCTGCGCAAGGCGGCCTCGGCGGCCGGCCGGGTCGCCCAGGGCAACACGGACCTGCGGGTCCGCGACGCCATCGGCGGTGTCGTACGCGACGAGACGGACGAGCTGGCGCGGGCCATCGACGCCCTCACCGACGCCCTGAACGAACGTATCGAGGCCGAGCGCCGGGTCACCGCCGACATCGCGCACGAGCTGCGGACCCCGGTGACCGGCCTGCTCACGGCGGCCGAGCTGCTGCCGCCGGGCCGGCCGACCGAGCTCGTACGGGACCGGGCGCAGGCCATGCGGACGCTGGTCGAGGACGTCCTGGAGGTGGCCCGGCTCGACGGCGCGTCGGAGCGGGCCGAGCTGCAGGAGATCGCGCTCGGCGAGTTCGTGGAGCGGCGGGTGCGGGCCTTCGACCCGGACGCGGAGATACGGGTGGTGCACGAGTCGTGGGTCAGCACCGACCCGCGCCGCCTGGAGCGGATCCTCGGCAACCTGCTCGCGAACGCCGCCCGGCACGGCAAGGGCGCGGGCGCGGTGGAGGTCACCGTCGAGGGCCGGGTCGTCCGGGTCCGCGACCACGGCCCCGGGTTCCCGGAGGCGCTGCTGCGGGAGGGCCCGAGCCGCTTCCGTACGGGCAGCAGCGACCGCGCGGGCAAGGGCCACGGCCTGGGCCTGACCATCGCGACCGGCCAGGCGCGCGTACTCGGCGCCCGGCTCACCTTCCGCAACGCCGGGCCCGAGGGCTCGCCGGAGGGGACGGGCGGCGCGATCGCGGTGCTGTGGCTGCCGGAGCACGCGCCGACGGACACGGGGAGTTTCCCCGTACTGCGCCTTCCGGACTGA
- a CDS encoding two-component system response regulator (DNA binding site [nucleotide binding];~Effector domain of response regulator. Bacteria and certain eukaryotes like protozoa and higher plants use two-component signal transduction systems to detect and respond to changes in the environment. The system consists of a sensor histidine kinase and...; cd00383;~Response regulators consisting of a CheY-like receiver domain and a winged-helix DNA-binding domain [Signal transduction mechanisms / Transcription]; COG0745;~Signal receiver domain; originally thought to be unique to bacteria (CheY, OmpR, NtrC, and PhoB), now recently identified in eukaroytes ETR1 Arabidopsis thaliana; this domain receives the signal from the sensor partner in a two-component systems; cd00156;~dimerization interface [polypeptide binding];~identified by MetaGeneAnnotator; putative;~intermolecular recognition site;~phosphorylation site [posttranslational modification];~two-component system response regulator [Streptomyces hygroscopicus subsp. jinggangensis TL01]) yields the protein MAETHVLFVEDDDVIREATQLALERDGFVVTAMPDGLSGLDSFRARRPDIALLDVMLPGMDGVSLCRRIRDESTVPVIMLSARADSIDVVLGLEAGADDYVTKPFDGSVLMARIRAVLRRFGHAGGGAGGADGGGRAGAAPSGVLVFGGGDLEVDTEGMEVRRSGAPVALTPTEMRLLLEFSTAPGTVLSRDKLLERVWDYGWGGDTRVVDVHVQRLRTKIGQDRIETVRGFGYKLKA from the coding sequence ATGGCCGAGACCCATGTCCTGTTCGTCGAGGACGACGACGTCATCCGCGAGGCGACCCAGCTCGCCCTGGAGCGGGACGGCTTCGTGGTGACGGCCATGCCCGACGGCCTGTCCGGGCTCGATTCCTTCCGGGCGCGCCGTCCCGACATCGCGCTGCTGGACGTGATGCTGCCCGGGATGGACGGGGTCAGCCTGTGCCGGCGGATCCGGGACGAGTCGACCGTGCCGGTGATCATGCTGTCGGCGCGGGCCGACTCGATCGACGTCGTCCTCGGCCTGGAGGCCGGGGCGGACGACTACGTCACCAAGCCGTTCGACGGCTCGGTGCTGATGGCCCGGATCCGGGCCGTCCTGCGCCGCTTCGGCCACGCCGGCGGCGGGGCCGGAGGGGCGGACGGCGGCGGGCGCGCGGGGGCGGCGCCGAGCGGGGTGCTCGTCTTCGGGGGCGGCGATCTGGAGGTCGACACCGAGGGCATGGAGGTACGCCGGTCCGGTGCGCCGGTCGCGCTGACCCCGACCGAGATGCGGCTGCTGCTCGAGTTCTCCACGGCGCCGGGCACCGTGCTGTCGCGGGACAAGCTCCTGGAACGGGTCTGGGACTACGGGTGGGGCGGCGACACCCGCGTCGTGGACGTCCATGTGCAGCGGCTGCGCACGAAGATCGGCCAGGACCGGATCGAGACGGTCCGCGGCTTCGGCTACAAGCTCAAGGCATGA
- a CDS encoding RNA polymerase ECF-subfamily sigma factor (DNA binding residues [nucleotide binding];~RNA polymerase ECF-subfamily sigma factor [Streptomyces sp. C];~RNA polymerase sigma-70 factor, sigma-E family; TIGR02983;~Sigma-70 region 2; pfam04542;~Sigma70, region (SR) 4 refers to the most C-terminal of four conserved domains foundin Escherichia coli (Ec) sigma70, the main housekeeping sigma, and related sigma-factors (SFs). A SF isa dissociable subunit of RNA polymerase, it directs bacterial or...; cd06171;~identified by MetaGeneAnnotator; putative), whose amino-acid sequence MAHGKVFGGEVLDFEEYVRTRQDALLRSARRLVPDPVDAQDLLQTALARTYGRWDGIADKSLADAYLRRVMINTRTEWWRARKLDEVPTEELPDARVEDATEQHADRALLMDILKVLAPKQRSVVVLRHWEQMSTEETAAALGMSTGTVKSTLHRALARLRQELENRAAEGDNRALAAGAPGRGTTVRGGHDDKREQERCAA is encoded by the coding sequence ATGGCGCACGGCAAGGTGTTCGGCGGCGAGGTGCTCGATTTCGAGGAGTACGTACGCACACGGCAGGACGCGCTCCTGCGCAGCGCGCGCCGTCTCGTGCCCGATCCCGTCGACGCCCAGGACCTGCTCCAGACCGCGCTGGCCCGTACGTACGGTCGCTGGGACGGCATCGCCGACAAGTCGCTGGCCGACGCGTACCTCCGCCGCGTCATGATCAACACCCGGACCGAGTGGTGGCGGGCCCGCAAGCTGGACGAGGTCCCCACCGAGGAGCTGCCCGACGCGCGCGTCGAAGACGCCACCGAGCAGCACGCCGACCGGGCGCTGCTCATGGACATCCTGAAGGTGCTCGCGCCCAAGCAGCGCAGTGTCGTCGTGCTGCGCCACTGGGAGCAGATGAGCACCGAGGAGACGGCTGCGGCGCTCGGCATGTCGACCGGTACCGTGAAGAGCACGCTCCACCGCGCGCTGGCCCGACTGCGTCAGGAACTGGAGAACCGGGCCGCCGAGGGCGACAACCGGGCTCTGGCCGCCGGCGCGCCGGGGCGGGGCACGACCGTACGGGGCGGACACGACGACAAGCGGGAGCAGGAGCGTTGCGCGGCCTAG
- a CDS encoding integral membrane protein (PAP2_like proteins, a super-family of histidine phosphatases and vanadium haloperoxidases, includes type 2 phosphatidic acid phosphatase or lipid phosphate phosphatase (LPP), Glucose-6-phosphatase, Phosphatidylglycerophosphatase B and bacterial acid...; cl00474;~identified by MetaGeneAnnotator; putative;~integral membrane protein [Streptomyces venezuelae ATCC10712]): MDNLLDLSDSLYLDILDFAHTTPHWFQKLAEVWTELGLLLFGVLFIAGWWRMRRGSDDAMALALLAPLATAFGYVVSEGLKSLVDEERPCRAMTGAPSPLVDCPAPGDWSFPSNHSAIAGAAALALALSWRGIVWLTAPMALLMAFSRVFVGVHYPHDVTVGLLAGGIIAYVVMKAARRPVVALVDSARSSRSSAVVWCVGRGPRGRASARPGGARHGAY, translated from the coding sequence ATGGACAACCTCCTCGATCTCTCCGACAGCCTGTATCTCGACATACTCGACTTCGCGCACACCACACCCCACTGGTTCCAGAAACTGGCGGAGGTATGGACCGAGCTCGGGCTGTTGCTCTTCGGGGTGCTGTTCATCGCCGGCTGGTGGCGGATGCGGCGCGGGTCGGACGACGCCATGGCGCTCGCGCTGCTCGCCCCGCTCGCGACGGCCTTCGGCTACGTCGTGAGCGAGGGACTGAAGTCGCTCGTCGACGAGGAACGTCCGTGCCGGGCCATGACCGGGGCGCCCAGCCCGCTCGTCGACTGCCCGGCCCCTGGTGACTGGTCCTTCCCGAGCAACCACTCCGCCATCGCCGGCGCCGCCGCCCTCGCGCTCGCCCTGTCCTGGCGGGGCATCGTCTGGCTGACCGCCCCCATGGCCCTGCTCATGGCGTTCTCCCGGGTCTTCGTCGGCGTCCACTACCCGCACGACGTGACCGTCGGCCTGCTGGCCGGCGGCATCATCGCGTACGTCGTGATGAAGGCGGCCCGCCGCCCCGTGGTCGCGCTCGTCGACTCCGCCCGCTCCAGTCGGAGCAGCGCGGTGGTGTGGTGCGTGGGGCGTGGTCCGCGCGGCCGTGCCTCCGCGCGCCCCGGGGGCGCGCGCCACGGCGCGTACTGA
- a CDS encoding transmembrane efflux protein (Major Facilitator Superfamily; pfam07690;~The Major Facilitator Superfamily (MFS) isa large and diverse group of secondary transporters that includes uniporters, symporters, and antiporters. MFS proteins facilitate the transport across cytoplasmic or internal membranes of a variety of...; cd06174;~identified by MetaGeneAnnotator; putative;~putative substrate translocation pore;~transmembrane efflux protein [Streptomyces davawensis JCM4913]): protein MGDMADAKTKQIHPKDTETTVTEGTTGDTEAGPQPRSVRVVLLALMIAMLLAMLDNMIIGTAMPTIVGELGGLEHLSWVVTAYTLATAASTPIWGKLGDMFGRKSVFLTSIVIFLIGSALSGMAQDMGQLIGFRAVQGLGAGGLMVGVMAIIGDLIPPRERGKYQGMMAGIMALAMIGGPLVGGTITDHWGWRWSFYINLPLGVVALVMLTVVLHLPRKERAAGTRIDFLGAALLTVGITAIVLVTTWGGTEYAWGSSMIIGLGAGGTLSLLAFLFVERHAADPMVPLHIFRSRNFTLMSVIGFFTGFVMFGATLFLPLYQQSVQGASATNSGLLLLPMLLAMMVVSMIAGRVTTNSGKYKIFPIIGGAFMVVGLFLLSTMDTGTTRFTSGLYMAVLGAGMGFLMQITMLVAQNSVEMKDMGVASSSTTLFRTLGSSFGVAIMGALFNHQVNAEMAARGGGDLTAKSAQLDAASLAKLPAALREAYQYAVTAGTHSAFLVASAVAVVGFVLAFFVKEVALRGAGLAKKDEEEGEKTDEKTDEKKDAEKVAAPALTDAV, encoded by the coding sequence GTGGGGGACATGGCCGACGCGAAGACGAAACAGATACATCCGAAGGACACCGAGACGACGGTGACGGAGGGGACGACGGGGGACACCGAGGCGGGGCCGCAGCCGCGCAGCGTCCGGGTCGTCCTCCTCGCCCTCATGATCGCGATGCTGCTCGCGATGCTGGACAACATGATCATCGGCACGGCCATGCCGACGATCGTCGGCGAGCTCGGCGGCCTGGAGCACCTCTCCTGGGTCGTCACCGCCTACACCCTGGCCACCGCCGCCTCCACCCCGATCTGGGGCAAGCTCGGCGACATGTTCGGACGCAAGAGCGTCTTCCTGACCTCGATCGTCATCTTCCTGATCGGCTCGGCGCTCAGCGGCATGGCCCAGGACATGGGCCAGCTCATCGGCTTCCGCGCCGTCCAGGGTCTGGGCGCCGGCGGTCTCATGGTCGGCGTCATGGCGATCATCGGCGACCTGATCCCGCCGCGTGAGCGCGGCAAGTACCAGGGCATGATGGCCGGCATCATGGCGCTCGCCATGATCGGCGGACCGCTGGTCGGCGGCACCATCACCGACCACTGGGGCTGGCGCTGGTCCTTCTACATCAACCTGCCGCTGGGCGTCGTCGCCCTCGTGATGCTGACCGTCGTGCTCCACCTGCCCAGGAAGGAGCGTGCGGCCGGCACCCGGATCGACTTCCTCGGCGCCGCGCTGCTGACCGTCGGCATCACCGCGATCGTGCTGGTCACCACCTGGGGCGGCACGGAGTACGCGTGGGGTTCGAGCATGATCATCGGCCTCGGGGCCGGCGGTACGCTCTCGCTTCTGGCCTTCCTCTTCGTCGAGCGGCACGCGGCCGACCCGATGGTGCCGCTGCACATCTTCCGCAGCCGCAACTTCACCCTCATGTCGGTGATCGGCTTCTTCACCGGCTTCGTGATGTTCGGCGCCACGCTGTTCCTGCCGCTGTACCAGCAGTCCGTGCAGGGCGCGTCCGCGACCAACTCCGGCCTGCTGCTCCTGCCGATGCTGCTGGCGATGATGGTCGTCTCGATGATCGCCGGCCGCGTCACCACCAACAGCGGCAAGTACAAGATCTTCCCGATCATCGGCGGCGCGTTCATGGTCGTCGGCCTGTTCCTGCTGTCCACCATGGACACCGGCACCACGCGCTTCACCTCCGGCCTCTACATGGCCGTGCTCGGCGCCGGCATGGGCTTCCTGATGCAGATCACGATGCTCGTCGCGCAGAACAGCGTCGAGATGAAGGACATGGGTGTCGCCTCCTCGTCGACCACCCTCTTCCGGACCCTCGGTTCGTCCTTCGGCGTCGCGATCATGGGCGCCCTGTTCAACCACCAGGTCAACGCCGAGATGGCGGCCCGCGGCGGCGGCGACCTGACCGCCAAGTCGGCGCAACTCGACGCGGCGAGCCTGGCGAAGCTGCCGGCCGCGCTGCGCGAGGCCTACCAGTACGCGGTCACGGCCGGTACGCACTCCGCGTTCCTCGTGGCCTCGGCCGTGGCCGTCGTCGGCTTCGTCCTCGCCTTCTTCGTCAAGGAGGTCGCGCTCCGCGGGGCCGGCCTCGCGAAGAAGGACGAGGAGGAGGGCGAGAAGACGGACGAGAAGACGGACGAGAAGAAGGACGCGGAGAAGGTGGCGGCCCCGGCCCTCACCGACGCGGTCTGA
- a CDS encoding hypothetical protein (identified by MetaGeneAnnotator; putative;~sequence version:1), producing MSITAVAGLAAVGVFVAGCSTGGTGSRDEGAARADGSSSNAPVAASPSYPAGENGGKDAKRVDPIALLKADPKIRKQVKDDLKPCAADIYPVDTSYGNLTNSGSPDIVVNVMTCGDAVGIGTYVYRRESEETYSNVFIAEDGAVYGTIDRGDLIVTRQVYAKGDPVAYPSGEDVVTYRWSGNKFSQHDWIHNDYSKAVGEGGIEGAEPAPSPPSD from the coding sequence GTGAGCATCACGGCGGTGGCCGGGCTCGCCGCCGTCGGCGTGTTCGTCGCCGGCTGTTCGACCGGTGGCACCGGATCGCGCGACGAGGGCGCGGCCCGTGCCGACGGGTCCTCGTCGAACGCCCCGGTCGCCGCGTCGCCGTCCTATCCGGCCGGCGAGAACGGCGGCAAGGACGCCAAGCGGGTCGACCCGATCGCCCTGCTCAAGGCCGATCCGAAGATCCGCAAGCAGGTGAAGGACGACCTCAAGCCGTGCGCGGCGGACATCTACCCGGTGGACACCTCGTACGGGAACCTCACGAACTCCGGCTCCCCGGACATCGTCGTCAACGTGATGACCTGCGGTGACGCGGTCGGCATCGGGACGTACGTATACCGTCGGGAGAGCGAGGAGACATACTCGAACGTCTTCATCGCGGAGGACGGTGCCGTCTACGGCACCATCGACCGGGGCGATCTGATCGTCACCCGGCAGGTGTACGCGAAGGGGGACCCGGTCGCGTATCCCTCGGGCGAGGACGTCGTCACGTACCGCTGGTCGGGCAACAAGTTCAGTCAGCACGACTGGATACACAACGACTACAGCAAGGCCGTCGGCGAGGGCGGCATCGAAGGGGCCGAGCCGGCCCCGAGCCCGCCCTCGGACTGA